The following proteins are co-located in the Pseudomonas synxantha genome:
- a CDS encoding P1 family peptidase, producing MRARQLGITLGLGTPGELNAITDVPGVRVGHTTLKAEIDGKQVRTGVTLIQPRAGEARHQPCFAGYHVLNGNGDATGLEWISEAGLLTTPMAITNTHSIGIVRDTLIALERERLADPAVYWCMPVVMETYDGLLNDIWGQHVQPEHVRQALENAESGPVQEGAVGGGTGMICHEFKGGIGTASRRLPAEQGGWTVGVLVQANHGKRQELRVDGYPVGRHLMDIASPFAEQGTPGMGSIVVIIATDAPLLPHQCQRLAQRASIGIARTGGGTEDSSGDLFLAFATGNQDLPPADYGRRDLPLQTALHMVNNDHISPLFSAAAEAVEEAIINAILAGEDMSTQEGVKVPGLTGETLFEALHKCGWCMSR from the coding sequence ATGCGTGCACGTCAATTGGGCATCACGTTGGGGCTGGGCACGCCCGGCGAATTGAATGCCATCACCGATGTTCCCGGGGTTCGCGTGGGTCACACCACGCTCAAGGCAGAGATCGACGGCAAGCAGGTGCGAACCGGGGTCACGTTGATCCAACCGCGTGCCGGCGAGGCGCGGCACCAACCTTGTTTCGCCGGTTACCACGTGCTCAATGGCAACGGCGACGCCACCGGCCTTGAGTGGATCAGCGAGGCGGGTCTGCTGACCACGCCGATGGCGATTACCAACACCCACAGCATCGGGATTGTGCGTGACACCTTGATCGCCCTGGAGCGCGAGCGCCTGGCGGACCCCGCGGTGTACTGGTGCATGCCGGTGGTCATGGAAACCTACGACGGCTTGCTCAACGATATCTGGGGCCAGCATGTGCAACCTGAGCATGTACGCCAGGCCCTGGAAAACGCTGAAAGCGGCCCGGTGCAGGAGGGCGCGGTGGGCGGCGGCACCGGCATGATCTGCCATGAGTTCAAGGGCGGCATCGGCACGGCGTCACGGCGTTTGCCGGCGGAGCAGGGCGGCTGGACAGTCGGCGTGCTGGTGCAGGCCAACCATGGCAAGCGCCAGGAGCTGCGGGTCGATGGTTATCCAGTGGGGCGCCACTTGATGGATATTGCCTCGCCTTTCGCCGAGCAGGGTACGCCCGGCATGGGGTCTATCGTGGTGATTATTGCCACCGACGCACCGTTGCTGCCCCACCAATGCCAACGCCTGGCGCAGCGTGCATCCATTGGCATCGCGCGCACCGGGGGTGGCACCGAGGATTCCAGTGGCGACCTGTTTTTAGCCTTTGCCACCGGTAACCAGGATTTGCCGCCGGCAGACTACGGGCGTAGAGACCTGCCACTGCAAACGGCGCTGCACATGGTCAATAACGATCATATCTCGCCGCTGTTCAGCGCTGCGGCCGAGGCAGTGGAAGAAGCGATCATCAACGCGATACTGGCGGGCGAAGACATGAGCACGCAAGAGGGCGTCAAAGTGCCTGGGCTGACCGGCGAGACGCTCTTTGAAGCATTGCACAAGTGCGGGTGGTGTATGTCCCGGTAA
- a CDS encoding APC family permease, with the protein MSATPAPDGVLKPTLSVFDVVAITVSAVTPASSVFVIAPFAIQQAGSGVFLAFVMAALLALMFAFCYAELGRAHNSAGGEYVYAKRVFGGMAGYATFLTVLVMLLFIPPVLATGAATYLNNALGTNFDSQTVALVIVVSSYALGILNIKLNAWITGTCLLLEVAALLVIVVIGFGNPVQPASVLFQPQIVENGVLHLAPWALVIGAVGIGLFSFNGYGPAVLLAEDMKCGGKGVHKAVLWSLGLVVVIELVPITALLIGAPSLSAMISSPDPIGYLLTSHGNETLSRLVSAGIFLSVFNAIVAIVIQIGRVVFSSGRDALWTPSINKLFTRIHPRWDSPWLATLFLAIPSALLSFSSNLADLTSFSVLLIMLVYLVVALSALMSRVLLRDREHPYRMPLWPLPALLAVLGAGYLLVTLILEASVRDIMIIIGLLALSVILYCISGRLSPAFQKL; encoded by the coding sequence ATGAGCGCTACTCCCGCGCCCGATGGCGTGCTCAAGCCCACCCTGAGCGTCTTTGATGTAGTGGCGATTACCGTTTCCGCGGTAACGCCGGCCAGTTCCGTATTCGTGATCGCCCCGTTTGCCATCCAGCAGGCGGGCAGCGGCGTGTTCCTCGCTTTTGTGATGGCCGCGTTGCTCGCGCTGATGTTCGCCTTCTGTTACGCGGAGCTGGGCCGTGCCCATAACAGCGCCGGGGGTGAGTATGTGTATGCCAAGCGGGTGTTTGGCGGCATGGCCGGCTACGCGACGTTCCTGACCGTGCTGGTGATGTTGTTGTTTATCCCGCCGGTGCTGGCAACGGGGGCGGCCACTTACCTGAATAATGCCCTGGGCACGAATTTCGACTCACAGACCGTCGCCCTGGTAATTGTGGTATCCAGCTATGCCCTGGGTATTCTCAATATCAAGCTCAATGCCTGGATCACCGGCACGTGCCTGCTGTTGGAAGTGGCGGCCCTGCTGGTGATCGTGGTGATCGGCTTCGGCAACCCGGTACAGCCGGCCAGTGTGTTGTTCCAGCCGCAGATCGTCGAAAACGGCGTGTTGCACCTGGCGCCCTGGGCCCTGGTGATCGGCGCGGTTGGCATCGGTCTGTTCTCGTTCAATGGTTACGGCCCGGCGGTGTTGCTGGCCGAAGACATGAAATGCGGCGGCAAGGGCGTACACAAGGCGGTGTTGTGGTCCCTGGGCCTGGTGGTGGTGATCGAGCTCGTGCCGATCACGGCATTGTTGATTGGCGCGCCGTCCCTGAGCGCGATGATCAGCAGCCCCGATCCCATCGGTTACCTGTTGACCAGCCATGGCAATGAAACCCTGTCGCGACTGGTCAGTGCCGGGATCTTCCTGTCGGTGTTCAATGCCATTGTCGCCATCGTCATCCAGATTGGCCGGGTGGTGTTCAGCAGCGGTCGTGATGCGTTGTGGACGCCGAGCATCAACAAGCTGTTCACGCGCATTCACCCGCGCTGGGATTCGCCGTGGCTGGCGACGCTGTTCCTGGCGATTCCTTCGGCGCTGTTGAGTTTCAGCTCGAACCTGGCCGACCTGACCTCGTTCAGCGTCTTGCTGATCATGCTGGTGTACCTGGTGGTGGCGCTGAGTGCGCTGATGAGCCGGGTCCTGCTGCGTGATCGCGAGCATCCCTATCGCATGCCGTTGTGGCCGCTGCCGGCCTTGCTGGCGGTACTCGGCGCGGGGTACCTGCTGGTGACCTTGATCCTGGAGGCATCGGTGCGCGACATCATGATCATCATCGGCTTGCTGGCCTTGTCGGTGATTCTGTATTGCATCAGTGGCCGGTTGAGCCCGGCGTTCCAGAAACTGTAA
- a CDS encoding helix-turn-helix transcriptional regulator — protein sequence MHLFREIGMHAGLGRTLSQIGTERFWKQLVLLLHQCLPFDNALAIFYPLDGPPQALEEYDAQPSSKPASMLVYLNGLYLLDPFYQACREHYASGVYRLEEVAPDHFRQSEYFLNYFHDNVLEDEVQFILQLPGAGTLSLSLGMQRRFSFEETGLLTTLAAWVLPLMLQHWQQSTQRAPAMDSQIRDALSHFGSGVLSDRELEIARLVLRGFSSKAMAERLKISPDTVKVHRRHLYAKLDISSQPELFSLFIQSLGHDLDNP from the coding sequence ATGCATCTGTTCAGGGAAATCGGCATGCATGCGGGGTTGGGTCGCACCCTGTCCCAGATCGGCACTGAGCGGTTCTGGAAACAGCTGGTGCTGTTGCTGCACCAATGCCTGCCCTTCGATAACGCCCTGGCGATTTTCTACCCGCTGGATGGCCCGCCCCAGGCCCTGGAGGAATACGACGCCCAACCCAGCAGCAAACCTGCTTCGATGCTGGTGTACCTCAATGGCCTGTACCTGCTCGATCCGTTTTACCAGGCGTGCCGCGAGCACTATGCCAGCGGCGTTTACCGCCTGGAGGAAGTGGCGCCGGACCATTTCCGTCAGAGTGAGTACTTCCTCAACTACTTCCACGACAACGTGTTGGAAGACGAGGTGCAATTTATCCTGCAATTGCCCGGCGCGGGCACGCTGTCACTGTCGCTGGGCATGCAGCGACGGTTCAGTTTCGAGGAAACCGGGCTGTTGACCACGCTGGCGGCCTGGGTGCTGCCGCTGATGCTGCAGCACTGGCAACAAAGCACTCAGCGGGCTCCGGCGATGGACAGCCAGATCCGAGACGCATTGAGCCACTTTGGCAGTGGTGTGCTCTCGGATCGCGAACTGGAAATCGCCCGCCTGGTATTACGCGGTTTTTCTTCCAAGGCCATGGCCGAACGCCTCAAGATCTCGCCGGACACGGTGAAAGTGCATCGTAGGCATTTGTACGCCAAGCTGGACATCTCGTCCCAGCCCGAGTTATTTTCATTATTCATCCAATCATTGGGGCACGACCTGGATAATCCGTAG
- a CDS encoding M10 family metallopeptidase C-terminal domain-containing protein: MSSIQSLPTGGTWTQPENSHPVLRGTDQRERLEAQRREPSVLIGGGGADQLVGRQGENTFKYEQSTDSLSDDPDTILNFNPKEDEIDVSLVLKDHNISAINIQPGPPVDVGDVQLSHEFGVSTLNIKVTPEGPNFSVRVDGVNLLPEHINFFHSD; this comes from the coding sequence ATGTCTTCCATACAAAGCCTTCCAACAGGTGGCACGTGGACCCAGCCAGAAAATAGCCATCCTGTCTTGCGCGGCACAGACCAGCGCGAGCGCCTGGAAGCCCAGCGCCGCGAGCCCTCAGTGCTTATCGGCGGCGGTGGCGCCGACCAACTGGTGGGCCGGCAAGGTGAAAATACATTCAAATATGAGCAAAGTACCGACTCCCTCAGCGATGATCCGGACACGATCTTGAACTTCAACCCCAAGGAAGACGAGATCGATGTGTCATTGGTACTAAAAGATCACAATATATCGGCCATTAACATTCAACCGGGCCCACCCGTGGACGTCGGTGATGTGCAGTTGAGTCATGAGTTTGGCGTGAGTACCTTGAATATCAAAGTCACCCCTGAGGGTCCGAACTTTTCTGTGCGCGTTGACGGTGTCAATCTATTGCCGGAGCATATCAACTTCTTTCATTCGGATTAA